From Psychroflexus torquis ATCC 700755, the proteins below share one genomic window:
- a CDS encoding HesB/IscA family protein — MIKVSEEAKVKITNLMGEVGYNVKNHFVRVGVKSGGCSGLSYDLNFDQDQNDEDKLFEDNDVRIIINKSSFLYLIGTTLEYSGGLNGKGFVFNNPNAERTCGCGESFSL, encoded by the coding sequence ATGATTAAAGTTAGCGAAGAAGCGAAGGTAAAAATAACTAATCTTATGGGTGAAGTAGGCTATAATGTCAAAAACCACTTTGTAAGAGTTGGTGTAAAAAGCGGCGGATGCTCTGGGTTATCTTACGATCTAAATTTTGATCAAGACCAGAACGACGAAGATAAACTTTTTGAAGATAATGATGTAAGAATTATTATTAACAAAAGTAGTTTTTTATATTTAATAGGGACCACCTTAGAATATTCTGGTGGGTTGAATGGAAAAGGATTTGTTTTTAATAATCCTAACGCAGAAAGGACATGCGGCTGTGGTGAAAGTTTTTCACTTTAA
- the dprA gene encoding DNA-processing protein DprA: MQEQELLYLLMLHKMQGIGHINAKKLLQYFGSATALFQASANDLKEVDGIGSKRIKTLRDSAIMKGAEQELNFIQSNTIKLSYFKDEDYPSRLKQCIDSPILLFSRGNINLKNKPILSIVGTRQVTTHGIAFCEQLIEDLAPLKPVIVSGLAYGIDIVAHRAAIKYNLQTIACLAHGLNQIYPKVHQKYVSSIENNGGFFTDFCSDDTFDRKNFLSRNRIIAGLSEATIVIESAEKGGSLVTADIAHSYDREVFAVPGRPQDRFSKGCNMLIKQQKAQMITSAADLVYNLNWDIETKKKNTQTQLFVYLNDDEKFVLQKLTETGKAEIDALSLICGLPTHKLSSILLNLELGGFVRPLPGKQFEII; encoded by the coding sequence ATGCAAGAACAGGAACTTCTTTATTTACTGATGTTGCATAAAATGCAGGGGATTGGTCATATCAATGCGAAAAAACTTCTTCAGTATTTTGGCAGTGCAACAGCCTTATTTCAAGCCAGTGCAAACGACTTAAAAGAAGTAGATGGGATTGGAAGTAAGAGAATAAAGACACTAAGAGATTCTGCTATAATGAAAGGGGCAGAACAGGAGCTCAACTTCATACAGAGCAATACTATAAAGCTTAGTTATTTCAAGGACGAAGACTATCCATCGCGGTTAAAACAATGCATAGATAGTCCTATACTTTTATTTTCTAGAGGTAACATCAATCTTAAGAACAAGCCTATTTTGAGTATAGTAGGTACACGTCAAGTGACGACTCATGGTATTGCTTTTTGTGAACAATTGATAGAAGATTTGGCTCCACTCAAACCAGTAATAGTTTCTGGATTGGCCTATGGAATAGATATTGTAGCACATAGAGCAGCTATCAAGTATAATCTTCAAACCATAGCATGTTTGGCACATGGATTGAATCAAATCTACCCAAAAGTACATCAAAAATACGTGTCTTCTATAGAAAATAATGGTGGTTTTTTTACAGACTTCTGCAGCGACGATACCTTCGATCGCAAGAATTTCCTGAGTAGAAACCGGATTATTGCAGGACTTAGTGAAGCTACTATTGTTATTGAAAGTGCTGAAAAGGGAGGCTCTCTTGTGACGGCAGATATAGCGCATTCCTACGATCGAGAAGTTTTTGCAGTTCCAGGCCGTCCTCAAGACAGATTCAGCAAAGGGTGTAACATGCTCATCAAGCAGCAAAAAGCACAGATGATTACCTCTGCTGCAGATTTGGTTTATAATCTCAATTGGGACATAGAAACTAAAAAAAAGAATACCCAAACCCAGTTATTTGTATACCTTAATGACGATGAAAAATTTGTACTACAAAAACTTACAGAAACTGGTAAAGCAGAAATTGATGCGTTATCTTTGATTTGCGGTTTACCAACCCATAAACTGTCTTCAATTCTTCTTAATTTAGAATTGGGAGGTTTTGTAAGGCCATTGCCTGGTAAACAATTTGAAATCATTTAA
- a CDS encoding cation:proton antiporter yields the protein MIELASIIILGILAQWFAWRFKIPAILPLILIGLIVGPIASLYTEDGSKLIEPIWNGETGLFPGESLFYFVSLAIGIILFEGGLTLRRGEILNVGPVIVKLITVAVVITFVGAGMAAHWILGLSWQISLLFSGLIIVTGPTVITPILRNIPLKKDVSTILKWEGILIDPIGALVAVLVFEFITAGGGEALTTTVLVDFGQIVLFGFTFGFTFAKALAFAIKSKIIPHYLLNVVTLATVLGVFVMADHFAHESGLLAVVVMGIIMGNTNLPNLKELLYFKESLSILLISILFILLAANINFENLMLVFNWNTLILFAVVVFVVRPLGVFLSSYKSTLETREKLFISWVGPRGIVAAGVASLFGLKLVDQGIPNAELITPLVFMIVLGTVLLNATTARPFAKLVGVFLKDSQGILIVGSSSFSRIVAKYLKDNDRHVVIVDNNKSNIDKAKAMGLDAINANIYSDDLIDNIELSDVGYLMALTGNTAVNKKAIENFAKQFGEQGTFRVISSEEMEDPENNPDDGLFSQTDDYIKLVNLTRNYPEIHEIELNSSEHFRGLIELSKVESEIIPLFIKNPEGKLDIIPNDSKSIEVEPESKLVYLGKSFEKEPSKKIVEEPSIKEVKPADNN from the coding sequence ATGATAGAACTAGCGAGTATAATTATATTAGGAATTTTGGCGCAATGGTTCGCTTGGCGTTTCAAAATCCCAGCAATTTTACCATTAATTCTTATAGGCCTCATTGTAGGTCCTATTGCTTCTTTATATACCGAGGACGGATCCAAGCTTATAGAACCTATATGGAATGGGGAGACCGGCTTGTTTCCTGGGGAAAGTTTGTTTTATTTTGTTTCACTTGCTATAGGTATTATTCTTTTCGAAGGTGGTCTGACTTTAAGACGAGGTGAGATTTTGAATGTCGGTCCCGTTATCGTTAAGCTAATTACCGTTGCTGTGGTGATTACCTTTGTAGGAGCAGGAATGGCAGCTCATTGGATACTGGGATTAAGCTGGCAAATTTCCCTTCTATTTTCTGGGCTTATCATTGTCACCGGGCCTACGGTAATCACTCCAATTTTAAGGAATATCCCTCTCAAAAAAGATGTTTCAACCATATTGAAGTGGGAGGGGATATTAATAGATCCTATTGGAGCTTTGGTTGCTGTATTGGTATTTGAGTTTATAACCGCTGGAGGAGGCGAGGCCCTTACAACTACTGTGCTCGTAGACTTTGGTCAAATTGTTCTTTTTGGGTTTACCTTTGGGTTTACCTTCGCCAAAGCTTTGGCTTTTGCAATAAAGTCCAAGATTATTCCTCATTACTTATTAAACGTGGTCACTTTGGCTACCGTTTTAGGAGTTTTTGTAATGGCAGATCACTTTGCACACGAAAGTGGCTTATTGGCAGTGGTGGTCATGGGAATTATTATGGGGAATACCAATTTACCCAACCTAAAAGAACTTCTTTATTTTAAGGAATCCCTTAGTATTCTTTTGATCTCAATTCTATTTATTCTTCTTGCTGCCAATATTAATTTTGAAAACCTGATGTTGGTTTTCAATTGGAATACCTTAATCCTTTTTGCGGTTGTTGTATTTGTGGTTAGGCCTTTGGGCGTGTTTTTGAGCAGTTATAAATCCACTCTGGAAACTCGCGAAAAGTTATTCATTAGTTGGGTTGGTCCTCGAGGGATAGTAGCGGCAGGTGTAGCTTCTCTTTTTGGATTGAAGTTGGTAGACCAAGGCATTCCTAATGCAGAATTAATAACTCCCTTGGTATTTATGATTGTTCTAGGCACCGTGCTTCTTAACGCGACTACAGCAAGACCCTTTGCGAAACTGGTGGGCGTGTTTCTTAAGGATTCTCAAGGAATACTGATTGTAGGGTCATCATCATTTTCAAGAATAGTGGCTAAATATTTAAAGGATAATGACAGGCACGTTGTTATTGTTGATAATAACAAAAGCAATATAGATAAAGCTAAAGCGATGGGGCTAGATGCTATCAATGCCAATATCTATTCCGATGATTTAATCGATAATATCGAGTTGAGTGATGTAGGGTACTTAATGGCCTTAACGGGTAATACGGCTGTTAATAAAAAGGCTATTGAAAACTTTGCAAAACAATTTGGAGAACAAGGAACCTTCCGTGTCATATCCTCAGAAGAAATGGAAGATCCGGAGAACAATCCAGACGATGGATTATTTTCTCAAACCGACGACTACATAAAACTCGTTAACCTAACCAGAAATTATCCTGAGATCCATGAAATAGAATTAAATTCCAGCGAACATTTTCGAGGCTTAATCGAGTTGAGTAAAGTGGAGTCTGAAATAATTCCTCTGTTTATCAAAAATCCAGAAGGGAAACTGGATATAATACCAAACGATTCAAAATCTATTGAAGTAGAACCAGAATCTAAATTGGTGTATCTAGGAAAATCTTTTGAAAAAGAACCTTCTAAAAAAATAGTAGAAGAGCCCTCTATCAAAGAAGTCAAGCCGGCAGACAATAATTAA
- a CDS encoding MBL fold metallo-hydrolase — MTLYPVETGNFKLDGGAMFGVVPKSLWQRTNPADSNNMIDIAATSLLIENGKQLILIDTGLGNKQSDKFFSYYYKWGDHTLDKSLKKHGFHRDDITDVFMTHLHFDHCGGSIQWNNDKTGYEPAFKNAKFWTNQEHWDWAITPNDRENASFLKENLLPMQESGHLHFLERTQKRHFYEELGFEVLFVDGHTDKQMIPIIDYKGKKLVFAADLLPTAGHIPLPYVMGFDTRPLKTLQEKKIFLEEATQNNYHLFLEHDAHNEIINLKDTEKGIRLDSTFSFNELFTN, encoded by the coding sequence ATGACCTTATATCCTGTAGAAACTGGAAACTTTAAACTAGACGGCGGTGCCATGTTTGGTGTTGTGCCAAAATCGCTTTGGCAACGAACTAATCCAGCTGATTCTAATAACATGATAGACATTGCTGCAACCAGTTTATTGATTGAAAATGGTAAACAACTTATTCTAATCGACACAGGTTTGGGGAACAAGCAAAGTGATAAATTCTTTAGTTATTACTATAAATGGGGAGACCACACTTTGGATAAGTCACTAAAAAAACATGGATTCCATAGAGATGATATCACAGATGTATTTATGACTCACCTTCACTTTGATCACTGTGGAGGTAGCATTCAATGGAATAATGACAAAACAGGTTACGAACCTGCTTTTAAGAATGCAAAATTCTGGACCAACCAAGAGCACTGGGACTGGGCTATAACCCCCAACGATCGCGAAAATGCTTCCTTTCTAAAGGAAAATCTTTTACCAATGCAGGAGAGCGGTCACTTACATTTTTTGGAACGCACTCAAAAAAGGCATTTTTACGAGGAATTGGGATTTGAAGTCCTCTTTGTAGACGGCCATACCGATAAACAGATGATTCCAATCATAGACTATAAAGGGAAAAAATTGGTTTTTGCGGCAGATTTACTTCCTACAGCAGGCCATATTCCTCTCCCTTATGTCATGGGTTTCGACACCAGACCCTTAAAGACACTTCAGGAAAAAAAGATATTTCTAGAAGAGGCGACTCAAAACAATTATCACCTCTTTCTTGAGCATGATGCTCACAACGAAATCATCAACTTAAAAGACACTGAAAAAGGAATACGACTTGACTCTACTTTCAGTTTCAATGAACTCTTTACTAATTAA
- a CDS encoding S8 family peptidase, producing MTTKTVKIGAWGLLFSGFLIGCASGPKITSEPIPNLQNAKAKTSELTDDELEVWGSKDLLKDTIPGMSVDRAYQEIIKDYKGESVIVAVLDSGIDIEHEDFEGVIWTNIDEIPENGIDDDKNGFVDDIHGWNFLGDVVEENLEYTRIVRDYQDKFEGKSESDVSEDNLEAFKLYKSAKAEYDKELTSTNASLNRYVTMNNQLQEAEESLKIELDVDKLGIENLTAYEPKDDISLNQKMLLLNVMNNIGEDLGDIEDQLAQAMEYFGNRTKYHFNLELNARAEILGDDPDDFSTRFYGNNQVSGPNEDKKDAKHGTHVAGIIAANRLNDKGVKGVAGNVLIMPIRAVPDGDEYDKDIAMGIRYAVDNGAKVINTSFGKYFSTHPEWVMEAIAYAAENDVLIVNAAGNEGIDLDETRVYPNDETPENPINFVDNFINVGSITSEYGGNLISGFSNYGDNSVDVFAPGSSIYATTPLNTYEFLQGTSMASPNVAGVAAMVRSIYPKLSAAQVKQILMDSGLSTDQEVVLGGDSENTLPFDEISVSGKMVNMYNALILASKTKK from the coding sequence ATGACGACAAAAACAGTTAAGATAGGCGCTTGGGGCCTTTTATTTTCAGGATTTCTAATAGGTTGTGCCAGTGGACCAAAGATCACTTCAGAACCCATCCCCAACTTACAGAACGCAAAGGCTAAAACATCAGAACTTACAGATGATGAACTTGAAGTTTGGGGAAGCAAAGATCTTTTGAAAGATACCATCCCAGGAATGAGCGTGGATAGAGCTTACCAAGAAATCATTAAAGACTACAAAGGAGAAAGCGTCATTGTTGCTGTTCTTGATAGTGGTATTGATATTGAACATGAAGATTTTGAAGGCGTGATCTGGACTAATATTGATGAAATTCCTGAGAACGGAATAGACGATGACAAAAATGGTTTTGTCGATGATATCCACGGCTGGAATTTCCTTGGTGACGTTGTTGAAGAAAATCTTGAATACACGCGAATAGTAAGAGATTACCAAGATAAATTTGAAGGTAAATCTGAAAGTGATGTTTCTGAAGATAACTTAGAAGCATTTAAATTATACAAGTCTGCAAAAGCTGAATATGACAAAGAGCTAACTAGTACAAATGCCAGTTTGAATCGGTATGTCACTATGAACAATCAGCTTCAAGAAGCTGAGGAGAGTTTAAAAATTGAACTTGATGTTGATAAGCTTGGCATAGAGAATCTAACGGCTTACGAACCTAAAGATGATATCAGTCTCAACCAAAAAATGCTACTCCTTAATGTTATGAATAATATTGGTGAAGATCTAGGTGACATAGAAGACCAACTTGCACAAGCTATGGAGTATTTTGGCAATAGAACCAAATACCATTTCAATTTGGAATTGAATGCTAGAGCCGAAATACTAGGCGACGATCCAGACGATTTTTCAACCCGCTTTTATGGAAATAACCAAGTGAGTGGTCCCAATGAAGATAAGAAAGATGCCAAGCACGGTACTCATGTGGCCGGAATTATAGCAGCCAATAGACTAAATGACAAAGGTGTAAAAGGCGTTGCAGGAAACGTCTTAATTATGCCAATAAGAGCGGTTCCAGATGGAGATGAATACGATAAAGACATCGCTATGGGTATTCGCTATGCAGTCGATAACGGTGCTAAAGTCATTAACACGTCCTTTGGAAAATACTTTTCAACGCATCCAGAATGGGTTATGGAAGCTATAGCGTATGCAGCAGAAAATGATGTATTAATCGTAAATGCTGCAGGAAACGAAGGCATTGATCTAGATGAAACACGAGTATATCCTAATGATGAAACTCCAGAAAATCCAATCAATTTTGTGGATAACTTTATCAACGTGGGTTCTATAACTTCAGAATATGGAGGGAATTTAATTTCAGGATTTTCAAACTACGGAGATAACAGTGTGGACGTTTTTGCGCCGGGATCTTCTATATATGCAACCACTCCACTAAACACCTATGAATTCCTACAAGGAACCTCTATGGCTTCTCCAAACGTAGCTGGTGTGGCAGCAATGGTCCGCTCTATTTACCCTAAACTCTCTGCTGCTCAAGTCAAACAAATTCTTATGGATTCTGGACTAAGTACAGACCAAGAGGTGGTTCTTGGAGGAGATTCAGAAAACACGCTACCCTTTGATGAAATTTCAGTATCTGGAAAAATGGTAAATATGTATAATGCTTTAATATTGGCTTCTAAAACTAAAAAATAA
- a CDS encoding M1 family metallopeptidase: protein MTKTFLTIAFIFSFSILFAQNSTGYWQQHVDYEMEIDFDAKDYQYDGSQVLEYTNNSPDTLKRVFYHMYFNAFQPGSEMDVRSRTIEDPDSRVGDRISKLSDEEIGFMRAKTLRQDGEKLNFKLVGTVLEVELNEPILPKESSTFKMDFEGQVPIQIRRSGRNNAEGVELSMTQWYPKMAEYDFEGWHADPYIGREFHGVWGNFDVKISIDKDFILGGSGYIQNPNEVGYGYEDDGEKVRRKGKKLTWHFNASNVHDFTWAADKDYIHDKITGSDGTTLHFLYKDNEEIIENWKNLQSKTSDILDFFNEHIGPYPYDQYSVIQGGDGGMEYAMCTLITGEREFGSLVGVTAHEMAHSWFQHILATDEAQHEWMDEGFTSYISALAMNEVMDQNRDNVFTRTYKGYTSLANSGFEQPQTTHADRYEYNRAYGVTAYSKGAVFLAQLGYLIGQENLDNTLNRYFDEWKFKHPTPNDFIRIAEKVSGAELSWYLNDWTRTTNTIDYAIKGVSVEPNTTLVTLERVALTPMPIEVKVDFKGGTSELYYIPLRIMRWTKPDATNIEEDWAWAYPTYTLKIPTAQFEIEKIEIDPSGLMADVNREDNVKVLEE, encoded by the coding sequence ATGACAAAAACTTTCTTAACGATTGCATTTATCTTTTCATTTTCAATTCTTTTTGCCCAAAACTCTACAGGGTATTGGCAGCAGCATGTGGATTATGAAATGGAAATCGATTTTGACGCCAAAGATTACCAGTACGATGGATCACAAGTTCTGGAATACACCAATAATTCTCCAGACACATTAAAACGGGTTTTTTACCATATGTATTTTAATGCTTTTCAACCAGGTAGTGAAATGGATGTGAGGTCTAGAACGATCGAAGATCCAGACTCTAGAGTTGGAGATCGTATTTCTAAACTTAGCGATGAGGAAATTGGATTTATGAGAGCAAAAACTCTTCGACAAGATGGGGAAAAACTAAACTTTAAATTAGTGGGAACTGTCCTTGAAGTTGAGCTCAATGAACCTATTTTACCTAAAGAGTCAAGTACTTTCAAAATGGATTTTGAAGGTCAAGTCCCTATTCAAATTCGTAGATCTGGAAGAAATAATGCTGAAGGTGTTGAACTTTCTATGACGCAATGGTATCCTAAAATGGCAGAATATGATTTTGAAGGCTGGCATGCAGACCCTTATATCGGTAGAGAATTTCATGGGGTTTGGGGAAACTTTGATGTTAAGATCTCTATAGATAAAGATTTCATTTTGGGAGGTTCTGGATATATCCAAAACCCCAACGAAGTTGGTTATGGATATGAAGATGATGGAGAAAAAGTAAGACGGAAGGGGAAAAAACTAACTTGGCATTTTAATGCGTCAAATGTACATGACTTTACGTGGGCTGCAGACAAAGACTATATCCATGATAAAATCACTGGAAGCGATGGCACTACTCTTCACTTTTTATACAAAGACAATGAGGAAATTATTGAAAATTGGAAGAATTTACAATCCAAAACTTCAGATATATTGGATTTCTTCAATGAACACATTGGCCCATATCCCTACGATCAATACTCTGTTATACAAGGAGGTGATGGAGGCATGGAATATGCGATGTGTACACTTATTACTGGAGAAAGAGAATTTGGTAGCTTAGTAGGAGTCACTGCACATGAAATGGCTCATTCTTGGTTTCAGCATATTTTAGCAACAGATGAAGCTCAACATGAATGGATGGACGAAGGTTTTACCTCCTATATTTCTGCTTTAGCAATGAATGAGGTGATGGATCAAAATAGAGATAATGTATTTACAAGAACTTATAAAGGCTATACAAGTCTAGCCAATTCTGGTTTTGAACAACCACAAACCACCCATGCAGATCGTTATGAATACAACAGAGCCTATGGCGTAACTGCCTACTCAAAGGGTGCTGTATTTTTAGCTCAGCTAGGCTATTTAATTGGACAAGAGAATTTAGATAACACCCTAAATCGCTATTTCGATGAGTGGAAGTTTAAGCACCCAACGCCAAATGACTTTATCCGCATTGCTGAAAAAGTAAGTGGAGCTGAGTTAAGTTGGTACCTCAACGACTGGACAAGAACAACCAATACAATAGATTATGCAATAAAAGGCGTGAGCGTTGAACCTAACACCACTCTAGTAACTCTTGAACGAGTTGCTCTTACACCAATGCCCATTGAAGTAAAAGTTGACTTTAAAGGAGGAACATCAGAGCTGTATTATATCCCTTTAAGAATTATGAGATGGACAAAGCCAGACGCTACTAATATTGAGGAAGATTGGGCTTGGGCTTATCCAACCTATACCTTGAAAATTCCTACAGCTCAATTCGAAATTGAGAAAATTGAAATTGACCCAAGTGGTTTAATGGCAGATGTTAACAGGGAAGACAACGTTAAGGTTTTGGAGGAATAA
- a CDS encoding ABC transporter permease: protein MNISFYIAKRYFFSKSSNTAINVITWIASIGVIAGALALFVVLSAFSGLKEFSLSFTNKFDPDLKVFSKVGKTFMLESSQLSALSNNPDIVRYSEVIEERVLLSFKSKNTPGFIKGVDTTFKTINAIKSSIFLGQWIENDAYQVVLGNDLSRKLSVGVRDYSGLLKFYVPKPGKGQILDVKEAFRTANATVTGIYSINEELDKKYAFTDINFARQLLQLKQNEVTSLELQIAESADMASVKKEVKDIFDSQVLVKDRIQLNDSLYKMLNTENLAVYLVFTLVIIIALFNVIGSIIMAVLEKRQNSKTLLNLGLTEIEIQRIFFFQGSLMSIAGGIIGLFLAIIVVLSQLQFQWIMITPSLAYPVRLEVVNIFIVFFTITSLGLLASYISSQTVKRSLK from the coding sequence TTGAATATTTCTTTTTACATCGCTAAGCGCTACTTCTTTTCCAAGAGTTCCAATACGGCTATAAATGTCATCACTTGGATTGCTTCTATAGGGGTCATCGCTGGTGCTTTAGCTTTGTTTGTTGTCTTATCTGCCTTTTCTGGACTTAAGGAATTCAGCTTATCTTTTACCAATAAATTCGATCCAGACCTAAAGGTGTTTTCCAAAGTAGGAAAGACCTTTATGTTAGAGTCTAGTCAACTGTCCGCGTTATCGAATAATCCAGATATCGTTCGCTATTCTGAAGTGATTGAAGAACGCGTTCTACTGAGTTTCAAATCTAAAAACACGCCAGGTTTCATCAAGGGTGTTGACACTACTTTTAAAACTATAAACGCTATAAAGTCGAGTATCTTTTTGGGTCAGTGGATAGAAAATGATGCTTACCAAGTGGTATTAGGTAACGATCTGTCTAGAAAACTTTCTGTAGGGGTGAGAGATTATTCAGGTCTTTTAAAGTTCTACGTTCCCAAACCAGGGAAGGGACAAATTCTAGATGTAAAAGAGGCTTTTAGAACTGCCAATGCTACGGTAACAGGAATTTACTCTATCAATGAAGAGTTGGATAAAAAATATGCCTTTACAGATATAAATTTTGCCAGACAATTGCTACAGTTGAAACAAAACGAAGTGACTTCTCTGGAACTGCAAATTGCCGAGTCAGCCGATATGGCTTCAGTAAAAAAAGAAGTGAAGGATATTTTTGATAGTCAAGTGCTCGTAAAAGACAGGATCCAGCTGAATGATAGTCTTTACAAAATGTTGAATACAGAAAATCTGGCAGTTTATCTTGTTTTTACCTTAGTGATTATCATAGCCCTTTTTAATGTGATAGGATCTATCATCATGGCCGTGCTAGAAAAGCGGCAAAACTCTAAAACTCTTTTGAATTTAGGCTTAACCGAGATCGAGATACAACGAATCTTCTTCTTTCAAGGTAGCTTAATGAGTATCGCAGGGGGCATCATTGGTCTTTTTCTCGCGATTATAGTGGTGTTGTCCCAACTTCAGTTTCAATGGATTATGATTACTCCGAGTTTAGCTTATCCCGTAAGACTGGAAGTCGTAAATATTTTTATTGTGTTCTTTACTATAACAAGCCTTGGCTTATTAGCCTCCTATATTTCCTCTCAAACGGTGAAGCGCTCCCTAAAGTAA
- the rbfA gene encoding 30S ribosome-binding factor RbfA produces the protein MESNRQKKIAGILQKDLAEVIQLELKTAGTQNLIISVTKVRVTPDLLQAKAHLSIFPSEKSEQIVEEIRTMKSKIKHQVATRTRNQLRRMPELEFFNDDSIEYINDLEQAFKGKNDPIKNPDLLNKRKKN, from the coding sequence ATGGAATCAAATAGACAAAAGAAAATTGCGGGAATACTTCAAAAAGATTTAGCTGAAGTGATTCAACTTGAGCTGAAAACGGCTGGCACTCAAAACTTAATCATCTCGGTGACCAAGGTGAGGGTGACTCCAGATTTACTGCAAGCCAAAGCGCATCTAAGCATTTTTCCTTCTGAAAAATCTGAGCAAATTGTGGAAGAAATCCGAACGATGAAGTCCAAAATAAAGCATCAGGTCGCTACGCGAACCAGAAACCAGTTGCGACGTATGCCAGAACTAGAATTTTTCAATGATGATTCTATAGAATACATCAATGATTTAGAACAAGCTTTTAAAGGAAAAAATGACCCTATTAAGAATCCTGACTTACTGAATAAGCGTAAGAAAAATTGA
- the mce gene encoding methylmalonyl-CoA epimerase has protein sequence MIKKIEHIGIAVNDLEAATKTYETLFKASPYKMETVEREGVKTVFFECGESKIELLGATRDDSPIGKYLSKQREGIHHIAFFVDDLASEMSRLQKEGFQLLSESPKRGADNKSIVFLHPKGNHGVLIELCEDQG, from the coding sequence ATGATCAAAAAAATAGAACATATTGGCATCGCTGTTAACGACCTAGAGGCGGCCACAAAAACCTATGAAACCTTATTTAAAGCCTCTCCTTACAAAATGGAAACCGTAGAACGGGAAGGTGTGAAAACTGTCTTTTTTGAATGTGGAGAAAGTAAAATCGAGCTACTGGGAGCCACACGAGACGATAGCCCTATTGGCAAATACCTCAGCAAGCAAAGGGAAGGTATTCACCACATAGCCTTTTTTGTAGATGACCTCGCCTCTGAAATGAGCAGATTACAGAAAGAAGGTTTTCAGCTCTTAAGTGAGTCGCCTAAACGTGGTGCAGACAATAAATCTATTGTGTTTTTACACCCCAAAGGCAACCATGGCGTGCTTATAGAACTTTGTGAAGATCAAGGTTAA
- a CDS encoding amidohydrolase family protein, with protein sequence MFKIKLTLVLILIAFMGYGQNSFIIENVKVFDGEVIFESTSVKVENGVIIEIADVIKAFGETIIIDGKEKTLMPALSNAHVHAWQPELLNEAAKAGVLNVMDMHGMETYQSAMRQLKDSTNFARFYVAGYAATAPGGHGTQYGFPVPTLMGPKDAKNFVEDRVKANADYIKIIVTPSTATLHLETVAELIKEAHNAEKIAVVHVSRLEDAKDVISNDADGLVHIWRDKILENSELERLLESKTFFVIPTLLTTLKAFEVIGAGADKYLNKEELLQEVKKLYEAGIPILAGTDPPNLGINHGTDLYKELELLRESGMPIIEVLKAGTSNITTAFGLENTGFIKVGYTADLILIDGDLTEDIKNIGNINTVWKKGKQVKL encoded by the coding sequence ATGTTTAAAATTAAATTAACCTTAGTGCTAATACTCATTGCCTTTATGGGCTATGGTCAAAACAGTTTTATAATAGAAAACGTCAAAGTCTTTGATGGTGAAGTTATCTTTGAATCGACGTCTGTTAAAGTTGAAAATGGAGTTATTATTGAAATTGCGGATGTCATTAAAGCTTTTGGTGAAACTATAATTATTGACGGAAAAGAAAAAACCTTAATGCCAGCCTTATCTAATGCACATGTCCATGCTTGGCAACCAGAATTATTAAATGAAGCTGCAAAAGCAGGGGTTTTAAATGTTATGGATATGCATGGCATGGAAACCTATCAATCTGCTATGCGACAGCTAAAAGATTCCACCAATTTTGCCCGTTTCTATGTCGCTGGTTATGCCGCCACAGCACCAGGTGGTCATGGCACACAATATGGATTTCCGGTCCCAACATTAATGGGGCCAAAGGATGCTAAAAACTTTGTTGAAGATAGAGTTAAAGCCAATGCAGATTATATTAAAATTATTGTAACCCCTTCGACAGCAACCTTACATTTAGAAACGGTAGCAGAATTAATTAAGGAAGCACATAATGCTGAAAAAATAGCGGTAGTCCATGTCAGTCGTTTAGAAGATGCTAAAGATGTTATTTCTAATGATGCAGATGGTTTAGTTCATATTTGGAGGGATAAAATATTAGAAAATAGTGAATTAGAGAGGCTTTTAGAATCAAAAACTTTTTTTGTTATTCCTACCTTGTTAACTACTCTTAAAGCTTTTGAAGTCATAGGAGCTGGTGCAGACAAATATTTGAATAAAGAAGAATTACTTCAAGAAGTCAAAAAACTGTACGAAGCAGGTATACCCATTCTTGCGGGTACAGACCCCCCTAATTTGGGTATTAATCATGGAACAGATTTATACAAAGAATTAGAGCTTTTAAGGGAATCAGGTATGCCCATAATTGAAGTTTTAAAAGCTGGGACAAGTAATATTACCACAGCCTTTGGATTAGAAAATACGGGATTTATTAAAGTGGGTTATACAGCAGATTTAATTCTGATAGATGGTGATCTCACAGAAGATATAAAAAATATCGGCAATATTAATACCGTTTGGAAAAAAGGAAAGCAAGTAAAGCTATGA